From Theileria annulata chromosome 1, complete sequence, *** SEQUENCING IN PROGRESS ***, one genomic window encodes:
- a CDS encoding ribosomal protein l13, putative, which translates to MFISKFLLARSLRSSFHEGTVNPFSKVQWVSRPFLKKNLPTVSPLATPHQSLGAITHMDTTAGNWHIIDAANKTVGSIASHVSVILQGKHLPTYQPNKVTGDNVIIVNAINVVMNGHSWDTKVYKFDRKAHPKGPKIITAKTIMANNPGMILNLAIKRMLPRNKLRPFWYRRLFIYGGAIHPHWGIPQVVVSAPSHTKHLSSQVGNIQPNEMNGGPLTTKVGGPDTSLSTVQSCYTFCWACFSPNPSFKFKNWGIIE; encoded by the exons ATGTTcatatcaaaatttttattagcAAGGTCACTTAGGTCTTCATTTCATGAGGGAACTGTGAATCCATTTTCAAAAGTCCAATG gGTTTCTCGACCTTTTCTGAAAAAGAATCTTCCGACTGTGTCACCCCTGGCAACACCTCACCAAAGCTTAGGGGCAATCACACACATGGACACAACAGCAGGGAATTGGCACATCATTGACGCCGCAAATAAA ACTGTTGGAAGTATCGCATCTCATGTATCGGTAATACTGCAAGGGAAACACCTTCCCACTTATCAGCCAAATAAAGTCACAGGGGATAACGTTATCATAGTGAACGCAATAAACGTTGTAATGAACGGGCATTCCTGGGATACTAAAGTGTACAAATTTGACAGAAAAG CACACCCAAAGGGTCCCAAAATAATAACCGCAAAGACCATTATGGCAAATAACCCCGGAATGATA ttaaatttGGCTATCAAGAGGATGTTGCCAAGGAATAAACTAAGACCATTTTGGTACAG GAggttatttatatatggAGGTGCAATACACCCTCATTGGGGAATACCTCAAGTAGTGGTATCAGCACCTTCCCATACGAAACACCTTTCCAGCCAAGTTGGTAATATTCAACCCAATGAGATGAATGGTGGACCGTTAACCACTAAAGTTGGAGGTCCTGATACTTCACTATCTACGGTCCAATCCTGTTACACATT TTGCTGGGCTTGTTTTTCACCAAATCCTagtttcaaatttaaaaattgggGAATCATTgaataa
- a CDS encoding uncharacterized protein (Signal peptide predicted for TA21040 by SignalP 2.0 HMM (Signal peptide probability 0.614, signal anchor probability 0.002) with cleavage site probability 0.277 between residues 15 and 16;~GPI-Anchor Signal predicted for TA21040 by DGPI v2.04, no cleavage site predicted): MPLTISVLLSGSHTGIFYPQCIFFREGVVRLIRKDSSHKTLYADCGVFSSVKIHNKEDLQEFYGIDYMTDEEYDVYQRVTIRLDDESIAKCRRNFKQGKSLSQNETGPLSANLVHPEEPLKVAGLYWGYVVRECKSVAESLKGCPFNESGNYDLKIGTCERGELYSLNTKLPKFKNMLIHFGPVLGLEHVMEEPENKFDKYFNFCNQQKSRTIRTEEALLIVLSILSFTNKL; encoded by the exons ATGCCCCTCACCATCTCCGTTCTACTGAGTGGCTCCCATACAGGTATCTTCTACCCACAGtgtatattttttaggGAGGGTGTTGTTAGACTAATAAGGAAAGATAGCAGTCATAAAACTTTGTATGCTGATTGTGGTGTATTTTCAAGTGTTAAGATCCACAATAAGGAGGATTTACAAGAGTTTTATGGGATTGATTACATGACAGACGAAGAGTACGATGTGTATCAAAGAGTCACTATTCGTCTAGACGATGAATCTATTGCTAAGTGTCGTAGAAACTTTAAACAGGGAAAATCTCTAAGTCAAAATGAGACAGGCCCACTTTCTGCAAATCTGGTACATCCTGAAGAACCTCTTAAAGTTGCAG GATTGTATTGGGGATATGTAGTTAGGGAGTGCAAAAGTGTGGCTGAGTCATTAAAAGGTTGTCCATTTAATGAATCTGGCAATTATGACCTTAAAATTGGTACCTGCGAACGTGGAGAATTATACTCTTTAAACACCAAACTTCCAAAATTCAA AAATATGTTAATACACTTTGGCCCAGTATTGGGTTTGGAGCATGTAATGGAAGAAcctgaaaataaatttgacaAATATTTCAACTTTTGTAATCAGCAGAAATCAAGAACCATAAGAACGGAGGAGGCTCTTCTAATTGTACTATCAATTTTGTCATTCACCAACAAACTTTAA
- a CDS encoding uncharacterized protein (Contains a putative signal peptide;~Signal peptide predicted for TA21045 by SignalP 2.0 HMM (Signal peptide probability 1.000, signal anchor probability 0.000) with cleavage site probability 0.962 between residues 17 and 18) — MKFVILALLALASGLHAAKLDLKDLGFVLFGNHGDGTKTSVAAGKCPLGTLPATVFLHKTFKKGDHFFTWVRPVHAKVDELVCGSHAVWKAAAGEVLLDLHFVGNKDSEKFVHLELFHPAVGSHHLFLKFAAGTAPGDGVVLGMAAFVVGVHGLVAGLPELVGLPAHPFVHALAAHAHHVAHVAAGAKDGLAAHGGALLVA, encoded by the coding sequence ATGAAGTTCGTTATATTAGCTTTACTTGCTTTGGCATCTGGTCTTCATGCCGCAAAATTAGACCTCAAAGACTTAGGCTTTGTCCTTTTTGGAAACCATGGTGATGGTACTAAAACATCTGTTGCTGCTGGCAAATGCCCACTTGGAACTCTTCCAGCCACTGTATTCCTTCACAAGACCTTTAAGAAGGGTGATCATTTCTTTACATGGGTTAGACCAGTACATGCTAAGGTTGATGAGTTAGTATGTGGATCACATGCTGTATGGAAAGCTGCTGCTGGTGAAGTACTTCTTGACTTGCACTTTGTAGGTAACAAGGATTCTGAGAAGTTTGTCCACTTGGAACTTTTCCACCCAGCTGTAGGTTCACACCACTTATTCCTTAAATTTGCTGCTGGTACCGCTCCCGGTGATGGTGTTGTTCTTGGTATGGCAGCCTTTGTAGTTGGTGTTCATGGATTAGTCGCTGGACTTCCTGAACTTGTTGGACTTCCTGCTCATCCATTCGTCCATGCTTTGGCTGCTCATGCTCATCATGTTGCTCACGTTGCTGCTGGTGCTAAGGATGGTCTTGCTGCACATGGTGGTGCTCTTCTTGTTGCCTAA